In the Populus trichocarpa isolate Nisqually-1 chromosome 1, P.trichocarpa_v4.1, whole genome shotgun sequence genome, one interval contains:
- the LOC7467099 gene encoding uncharacterized protein LOC7467099 translates to MEKIQGKNKRQEQKQNQNQNQNQNKNQNQKTLQANNKALVWDCGSSLYDSFELKSFERQLDSAINSRTLSMPHFPDRQVLTTPPPPPKKPSKISRSLNKFLKSMFKSKQNSSTMFRVQERLQDEYYVIYDKSGALTTIPEVPEIDFGGFSPEINSLVRKTVSDRFTAASIGIS, encoded by the coding sequence ATGGAGAAGATTCAAGGAAAGAATAAACGCCAAGaacagaaacaaaaccaaaaccaaaaccaaaaccaaaacaaaaaccaaaaccaaaaaaccctACAAGCTAATAATAAGGCTCTTGTATGGGATTGTGGAAGCTCACTGTATGACTCCTTTGAGCTTAAGTCTTTCGAGCGTCAACTTGATTCAGCAATTAATTCAAGAACCTTATCCATGCCTCATTTTCCTGATCGTCAAGTACTAACtactcctcctccaccacctaaGAAACCTTCAAAGATTTCGCGGTCGCTCAACAAATTCCTGAAATCCATGTTCAAATCTAAACAAAATTCTAGCACCATGTTTCGGGTTCAAGAGCGATTGCAAGATGAATACTACGTCATCTATGATAAGTCCGGAGCTCTTACAACCATTCCTGAAGTGCCTGAAATTGATTTTGGAGGGTTTTCGCCTGAGATTAATTCACTGGTAAGAAAGACTGTATCCGACAGGTTTACTGCCGCCTCCATCGGTATTTCATGA